In Larimichthys crocea isolate SSNF chromosome VI, L_crocea_2.0, whole genome shotgun sequence, one genomic interval encodes:
- the erbb3a gene encoding receptor tyrosine-protein kinase erbB-3a, with translation MRKVQQVLCVLLLCALRLCSAQTEGVVVCFGTQNFFSMTGNSEIQYNRIKEIYSGCEIVMGNLEITMMDHTRDFSFLQSIREVTGYILFAVNGFSQIPLHHLRIIRGTTLYENKYALAVMINYVKDGQHGLQELGLTHLTEILEGGVMIIQNKYLSYAPQVNWLDIVKDASAHILIEDNGPEKPCHEACGDKPCWGPGNDTCQILTKTVCAPQCNGRCFGLSPSECCHIECAGGCTGPLDTDCFACRNFNNSGPCVPLCPRALIYNKHKFKLEANPNAKYQYGSICVAQCPTNFLVDGSSCVSNCPSDKTEVEKKGVKRCEPCIGLCPKACHGTGSINRQTVDAFNIDSFINCTTIQGSLHFLVTGIKGDPYNGVPPLDPEKLKIFNTVTEITDSLSIQSWPKNMSDLSVFSNLQTIQGRTLYTGVSSRRGYALMVMKSSSLTSLGLRSLRKINDGGVYITGNKKLCYHDTVNWTRILTSSSRQRRQKPIDVKENRPKNQCISEGHVCDPLCSSDGCWGPGPNQCVSCKKYSRGGTCVPDCMFLTGARREFATRSGECMPCHPECKVQEGKETCTGSGADQCVVCASMQDGPHCVSSCPEGVMGGEEVIFKYPNKEGRCETCHVNCTQGCFGPGIGDCVGSSRYISGQATTAIVLGVIAILFALFSVFVLTILYRRGLAIRRKRAMRRYMESGESFEPLDPGEKGAKVHARILKPTELRKIKLLGNGVFGSVHKGIWIPEGDTVKLPVAIKVIHDRSGRQTFNELTDHMMMMGSLDHINVVRILGVCPGDSLQLVTQLSSQGSLLEHVKNCKNNLSPQRLLNWCVQIAKGMYYLEENRVVHRNLAARNVLLKNNYTAQISDYGIADLLYPDDKKYFYNEVKAPIKWMALESILFRRYTHQSDVWSYGVTVWEMMSYGAEPYTTMRPMEVPDLLEKGERLSQPQICTIDVYMVMVKCWMIDENVRPTFKELANEFTRMARDPPRYLVIKEECSQQDAAPDEPVQRSVDLDELDDVDMDIVDQEMGVVDILTPAPHYLSQSRSLSRLSRMDAHRGVLAPSNGAGYLPMTPGVDNPVQAIWQSRSRLNSARTVSESSEGCGITVELEMSEDFSMGGSPKRRRHREDSAYMSQRDSLSGGPPETPSPQMEEEDQNGYVLPGDSPERDTLLSTSRAVTGRIRKSHSSGLLDDPDDEEYEYMNKQTCVTPVSPRHSSHWLRPNNKKRTSSVSSHTTACSADTALSVEVRGGHTRSNHNSDAEQQGSNEVEYEYMDIRGSEKDESPPAHDPPPPPPARMAREVQDEEEEEEEEEEEEEDEYVEDSNYHYTNRQPKLRQALQDRKELKIQGRDEGEAYEYEDMDCFATVGPGDAVVYQNLRREAEGAVGGTEAQRSGFEPYVKVRAGVGVGEPGAGDRSFDNPDYWHSRMFLKPKAVPT, from the exons GCATGGCCTTCAAGAATTGGGCTTGACACACCttacag AAATACTGGAGGGAGGAGTCATGATCATCCAGAATAAGTACCTGAGCTACGCCCCGCAGGTGAACTGGCTGGATATAGTGAAGGATGCATCGGCTCATATTCTAATCGAGGACAATGGGCCGGAAA AGCCGTGCCATGAAGCGTGCGGAGACAAACCATGCTGGGGTCCAGGAAACGACACGTGCCAGATCT tgACAAAGACTGTGTGCGCTCCTCAGTGTAACGGGCGATGCTTTGGTCTAAGCCCGAGCGAGTGTTGCCACATTGAGTGTGCTGGAGGCTGCACCGGACCTTTGGATACAGACTGCTTT GCTTGCAGAAACTTCAACAACTCGGGCCCCTGTGTGCCTCTTTGTCCCCGGGCTCTCATCTACAACAAGCATAAATTCAAACTGGAGGCCAACCCCAATGCAAAGTACCAGTATGGCTCCATCTGTGTAGCCCAGTGCCCCA caaacTTTCTGGTGGATGGCAGCTCGTGTGTGAGCAACTGCCCGTCTGATAAAACGGAGGTGGAGAAAAAGGGAGTGAAGAGATGTGAACCCTGTATAGGCCTCTGTCCAaagg CTTGTCACGGCACAGGAAGTATAAACAGACAAACCGTCGACGCTTTCAACATTGACAGTTTCATAAACTGCACCACGATCCAGGGCAGTCTGCACTTCCTGGTGACCGGGATCAAAGG TGATCCTTACAACGGCGTACCGCCCCTCGATCCAGAGAAACTGAAAATCTTCAACACGGTGACGGAGatcacag ATAGCCTCAGTATCCAGTCATGGCCTAAAAACATGTCTGACCTGTCAGTCTTCTCCAACCTGCAAACTATTCAAGGCAGAACGCTTTACAC AGGAGTGAGCTCTAGAAG GGGTTACGCTCTCATGGTGATGAAGAGCTCCTCTTTGACCTCCCTGGGGTTACGCTCGCTACGGAAAATAAACGATGGCGGCGTCTACATCACGGGAAACAAGAAGCTCTGCTATCATGACACCGTCAACTGGACACGTATCTTAACCAGCAGCTCCCGTCAGCGACGTCAGAAACCCATTGACGTCAaggagaacagaccaaaaaatcaatgca TTAGTGAAGGTCATGTGTGCGACCCCCTGTGCTCCTCTGATGGCTGCTGGGGCCCAGGGCCAAACCAGTGTGTGTCCTGTAAGAAATACAGCAGAGGAGGAACTTGCGTGCCAGACTGCATGTTCTTAACCGG GGCGAGGCGGGAGTTTGCTACTCGGTCAGGGGAGTGTATGCCATGCCACCCTGAGTGTAAGGTTCAGGAGGGGAAGGAGACCTGCACAGGCTCA GGAGCTGATCAGTGTGTAGTATGTGCCAGCATGCAGGACGGTCCACATTGTGTCTCCTCGTGTCCTGAGGGCGTGATGGGAGGGGAGGAAGTCATCTTTAAATACCCCAACAAGGAAGGACGCTGTGAAACGTGCCACGTCAACTGTACCCAGGG GTGCTTCGGTCCAGGAATTGGAGACTGTGTTGGGTCATCCCGTTACATTTCTGG ACAAGCGACCACGGCCATCGTACTGGGAGTGATTGCCATCCTCTTCGCTTTATTCTCTGTTTTCGTGTTGACCATTCTGTACCGCAGAGGTCTTGCCATCCGTCGCAAGCGAGCCATGAGGAGATACATGGAGAGCGGAGAG agcttTGAGCCTCTGGATCCAGGAGAGAAAGGGGCTAAAGTCCATGCTCGGATCCTGAAGCCCACAGAGCTGCGTAAAATCAAGCTGCTGGGTAACGGAGTGTTTGGATCAGTCCATAAG GGCATTTGGATTCCTGAGGGCGATACAGTGAAGCTTCCTGTGGCCATAAAGGTGATCCATGATCGCTCTGGACGGCAGACCTTCAATGAGCTGACAGAT cacatgatgatgatggggagTTTGGACCACATAAATGTTGTCAGGATTTTGGGTGTCTGTCCTGGAGACAGCCTGCAGCTCGTCACCCAGCTCAGCAGTCAGGGCTCCCTGCTGGAGCACGTCAAGAACTGCAAGAACAATCTCAGTCCGCAGAGGCTGCTGAACTGGTGTGTTCAAATCGCAAAG GGTATGTATTACCTGGAGGAAAACAGGGTTGTCCACAGGAACCTGGCCGCCAGAAATGTTCTCCTGAAGAATAACTACACCGCCCAGATCTCAGACTACGGCATTGCAGACCTGCTTTACCCTGATGACAAGAAGTACTTTTACAATGAGGTCAAG gCACCGATCAAATGGATGGCCTTAGAGAGCATCTTGTTTCGCAGGTACACACATCAGAGCGACGTCTGGAGTTATG GAGTGACAGTATGGGAGATGATGTCGTACGGGGCAGAGCCATACACTACGATGCGTCCGATGGAAGTTCCTGATCTGCTGGAAAAGGGCGAGCGACTGTCTCAGCCTCAGATTTGCACCATTGATGTCTATATGGTCATGGTCAAGT GTTGGATGATTGATGAGAATGTCCGCCCAACATTCAAAGAGCTGGCAAATGAATTCACCAGAATGGCCAGAGACCCCCCTCGCTACCTGGTGATCAAA GAGGAGTGCAGCCAACAGGACGCAGCCCCAGATGAACCCGTCCAGCGGAGTGTAGACCTGGATGAGCTGGATGATGTAGACATGGACATTGTAGACCAAGAGATGGGGGTGGTAGACATCTTAACTCCAGCTCCTCACTATCTGTCTCAGTCCAGAAGCCTCAGTCGCCTGTCAAGGATGGACGCCCACAGA GGTGTTCTTGCTCCATCAAACGGGGCTGGTTACCTGCCTATGACCCCGGGTGTTGACAACCCAGTACAG GCCATATGGCAGTCACGCTCTCGACTAAACTCAGCCCGCACTGTGTCTGAGAGCTCGGAGGGCTGCGGTATAACCGTGGAGCTGGAGATGAGTGAGGACTTTTCTATGGGAGGGAGCCCGAAAAGGCGGCGTCATCGCGAGGACAGCGCTTACATGTCGCAGAGGGACAGTTTGTCTGGCGGGCCACCAGAGACTCCATCACCacagatggaggaagaagacCAGAATGGATATGTGCTTCCTGGAGACAGTCCAGAGAGAG atacCTTACTTTCCACATCTCGAGCCGTTACTGGCAGGATACGCAAGTCTCATTCGTCTGGCCTGTTGGACGATCCAGACGATGAAGAATACGAATACATGAACAAACAGACGTGCGTAACAcctgtctcgcccagacacaGCAGCCACTGGCTGAGGCCGAACAACAAGAAGCGCACCTCCTCTGTATCGTCACATACGACGGCGTGCTCAGCTGACACCGCGCTGTCTGTGGAGGTCAGGGGAGGTCACACGAGAAGCAATCACAACTctgatgcagagcagcagggATCTAATGAAGTCGAATATGAATACATGGACATCAGGGGGAGTGAAAAAGATGAAAGCCCTCCAGCACatgatcctcctcctcctccgccagCAAGGATGGCCAGAGAGGtgcaggatgaagaggaggaggaggaggaggaggaggaagaagaggaggacgaatATGTGGAGGACAGCAACTATCattacacaaacagacagccaAAGCTGCGACAAGCTCTTCAAGACAGGAAGGAGCTGAAGATACAAGGAAGGGACGAAGGCGAGGCGTATGAGTACGAGGACATGGACTGCTTTGCGACCGTGGGACCCGGCGATGCAGTGGTGTACCAGAACTTGCGGAGGGAAGCAGAGGGAGCAGTAGGGGGCACAGAGGCTCAGCGATCTGGGTTTGAACCCTACGTCAAAGTGCGAGCTGGAGTCGGGGTTGGGGAACCTGGAGCCGGTGACAGATCTTTTGACAATCCAGACTACTGGCACAGCAGGATGTTCCTGAAGCCCAAAGCAGTGCCTACatga
- the pa2g4a gene encoding proliferation-associated protein 2G4, whose translation MSDDEQEQTIAEDLVVTKYKMGGDIANQALRLVVETAKPGVSVLSLCEKGDAYIMAETGKVFKKEKEMKKGIAFPTSVSVNNCVCHFSPLKSDPDYTLKDGDLVKIDLGVHVDGFIANVAHSFVVGASKENPITGRKADVIKAAHLCAEAALRLVKPGNQNTQVTEAWNKIAQSFKCTPIEGMLSHQLKQHVIDGEKTVIQNPTDQQRKDHEKAEFEVHEVYAVDVLISTGEGKARDGGLRTTIYKRDPSKQYGLKMKTSRTFFSEVERRFDAMPFTLRAFEDEAKARLGVVECAKHELLQPFSVLHEKEGECVAQFKFTVLLMANGPHRITNGPFDPELYKSEHEVQDPELKTLLQSSASRKTQKKKKKKASKTAENATGQPTEDTEAAE comes from the exons ATGTCGGACGACGAGCAGGAGCAGACCATAGCTGAAGACCTGGTGGTCACCAAGTACAAGATGGGTGGTGACATCGCCAACC AGGCCCTCCGTCTGGTCGTGGAAACAGCCAAGCCCGGGGTGTCCGTGCTGAGCCTCTGTGAGAAGGGTGATGCCTACATCATGGCTGAGACCGGAAAGGTCttcaagaaggagaaggagatgaagaaag GCATTGCCTTTCCCACCAGCGTCTCAGTCAATAACTGTGTTTGCCACTTCTCTCCCCTGAAGAGTGACCCCGACTACACACTTAAAGATGGGGATCTGGTCAAAAT CGATCTAGGGGTTCATGTCGACGGCTTCATTGCCAATGTCGCTCACAGCTTTGTGGTGGGAGCCAGCAAG GAGAACCCCATCACAGGCCGGAAAGCTGATGTAATCAAAGCAGCCCATCTGTGTGCAGAAGCAGCACTTCGCCTTGTTAAACCCGGTAACCAG AACACTCAAGTGACAGAAGCCTGGAACAAGATTGCTCAGTCATTCAAATGCACCCCGATCGAGG gtatGCTGTCCCATCAGCTGAAGCAGCATGTCATAGATGGAGAGAAGACCGTCATTCAGAACCCGACAGACCAGCAAAG GAAGGACCATGAGAAAGCAGAGTTTGAGGTACATGAAGTCTACGCCGTGGACGTCTTAATTAGCACCGGAGAAGGGAAG GCCAGAGACGGAGGTCTGAGGACCACCATTTACAAGAGGGACCCCAGTAAGCAGTACGGCTTGAAGATGAAAACTTCCCGTACGTTTTTCAGTGAGGTGGAACGGCGCTTTGATGCCATGCCCTTTACTCTTCG GGCGTTCGAGGATGAGGCCAAAGCCCGTCTCGGTGTGGTGGAGTGTGCCAAACATGAATTGCTACAACCCTTCAGTGTGCTACACGAGAAAGAGG GAGAGTGTGTAGCGCAGTTCAAGTTCACGGTGCTGCTGATGGCCAACGGGCCTCACAGAATCACCAACGGACCTTTCGACCCGGAGCTCTACAAGTCAGAGCACGAAGTTCAGGATCCAGAGCTAAAG ACTTTACTACAGAGCTCTGCAAGCCgtaaaacacagaagaaaaagaaaaagaag GCCTCTAAGACAGCAGAAAATGCCACCGGACAGCCAACCGAGGACACAGAAGCTGCAGAATAA